From Aquabacter sp. L1I39, the proteins below share one genomic window:
- a CDS encoding DUF1036 domain-containing protein, producing MRRRDLPFLHLPPLPSPRALAGLCALALVLMPLMPQVALADFRLCNRTQSRIGIAIGYKDNEAWTTEGWWNVASNSCETLLRGDLVARFYYIYAVDYDQGGEWSGKAYMCTRDKEFTIRGAEDCLARGFDRTGFLEVDTKQQKAWTVQLTEQNQTQTDKAPLPPPIPGGVPMPIPAARPK from the coding sequence ATGCGCCGTAGAGATTTGCCCTTCTTGCATTTGCCGCCTCTGCCGTCGCCGCGCGCCCTTGCCGGGCTGTGCGCCCTCGCGCTCGTCCTGATGCCGCTGATGCCGCAGGTGGCACTCGCGGACTTCCGGCTGTGCAACCGCACCCAGAGCCGCATCGGCATCGCCATCGGCTACAAGGACAATGAGGCCTGGACCACCGAGGGCTGGTGGAACGTCGCCTCCAATTCCTGCGAGACGCTGCTGCGCGGCGACCTGGTGGCACGTTTCTATTACATTTACGCCGTAGACTATGACCAAGGCGGGGAATGGTCCGGCAAGGCCTATATGTGCACCCGAGACAAGGAGTTCACCATTCGCGGCGCCGAGGATTGCCTCGCCCGCGGCTTTGACCGCACCGGCTTCCTGGAGGTGGACACCAAGCAGCAGAAGGCCTGGACGGTGCAGCTCACGGAGCAGAACCAGACCCAGACCGACAAGGCCCCCCTGCCCCCGCCGATTCCGGGCGGGGTGCCCATGCCCATTCCTGCCGCAAGGCCCAAATAG
- the pyk gene encoding pyruvate kinase: MRRQRRTKIVATLGPASSDPAVIEQLFVAGADVFRINMSHTPHDKLRAFVAAIRGIEGKHKRPIGILVDLQGPKLRLATFDGGFAMLEPGATFVLDADPTPGTTERVHLPHPEILEALEPGHGLLLDDGKIRLEVTEVSPGRAVTRVVVGGRISDRKGVSLPDTTIPSSALTPKDRADLDAALEVGADWIALSFVQRPEDVAEARKIARGRAGVMVKVEKPQAVARLAEIMELSDSLMVARGDLGVEMPLERVPGVQKQMTRAARRSGTPVVVATQMLESMITAPVPTRAEVSDVATAVFEGADAIMLSAESAAGKYPVEAVATMNRIAEEVERDPTYRAVLNAQRCEPEATTADAIAAASRQIAETLDLGAIVCWTSSGATALRVARERPKPLTIALTPNAGTARRLALVWGVHCVVTEDAHDVDDMVERASRNAFSDGFAKAGQRIIVVAGVPFGTPGATNMMRIAFVKEN; the protein is encoded by the coding sequence ATGAGACGCCAGCGCCGCACCAAGATCGTTGCCACACTGGGCCCCGCCTCCTCCGATCCGGCTGTCATCGAGCAATTGTTCGTCGCTGGCGCGGACGTGTTCCGTATCAATATGAGCCACACGCCTCACGACAAGCTGCGCGCCTTCGTGGCCGCCATCCGGGGCATTGAGGGCAAGCACAAGCGGCCCATCGGCATCCTGGTGGACCTGCAGGGCCCAAAGCTGCGGCTCGCCACCTTCGACGGCGGCTTCGCCATGCTTGAGCCGGGGGCGACCTTCGTGCTCGATGCCGATCCCACTCCAGGCACGACCGAGCGCGTTCACCTGCCGCATCCTGAAATCCTGGAGGCGCTGGAGCCGGGCCATGGCCTGCTGCTGGACGATGGCAAGATCCGCCTGGAGGTGACGGAGGTCAGCCCCGGCCGGGCCGTGACGCGCGTCGTGGTGGGCGGTCGCATTTCCGACCGCAAGGGCGTGAGCCTGCCGGACACCACCATCCCCTCTTCCGCCCTCACCCCCAAGGACCGGGCCGATCTGGACGCGGCGCTGGAAGTGGGGGCCGACTGGATTGCGCTGTCCTTTGTTCAGCGGCCGGAGGACGTGGCGGAAGCCCGCAAGATCGCTCGTGGCCGGGCCGGCGTGATGGTGAAGGTGGAGAAGCCCCAGGCGGTGGCGCGCCTCGCCGAAATCATGGAATTGTCCGATTCGCTGATGGTCGCCCGTGGCGACCTGGGCGTGGAGATGCCGCTGGAGCGGGTCCCCGGCGTGCAGAAGCAGATGACGCGGGCCGCCCGCCGCTCCGGCACGCCGGTGGTGGTGGCCACCCAGATGCTGGAATCCATGATCACCGCGCCCGTCCCGACGCGCGCCGAAGTGTCCGACGTCGCCACCGCCGTCTTCGAGGGCGCGGACGCCATCATGCTCTCGGCGGAAAGTGCGGCGGGGAAATATCCGGTGGAGGCGGTCGCCACCATGAACCGCATCGCCGAGGAGGTGGAGCGCGACCCGACCTACCGGGCGGTGCTGAACGCGCAGCGCTGCGAGCCGGAAGCCACCACCGCCGACGCCATCGCCGCCGCCAGCCGGCAGATTGCCGAGACGCTGGACCTCGGCGCCATCGTCTGCTGGACCTCCTCGGGCGCCACAGCGCTGCGCGTGGCGCGCGAGAGGCCGAAACCGCTCACCATCGCGCTGACCCCCAATGCGGGCACCGCCCGGCGGCTCGCCTTGGTGTGGGGCGTGCATTGCGTCGTCACCGAGGACGCCCACGACGTGGACGACATGGTGGAGCGGGCCAGCCGCAACGCCTTTTCGGACGGGTTCGCCAAGGCAGGCCAGCGCATCATCGTGGTCGCCGGCGTCCCCTTCGGCACGCCCGGCGCCACCAACATGATGCGCATCGCCTTCGTCAAGGAGAACTGA
- a CDS encoding sensor histidine kinase: MRLETIRRRWRNATAFQRVQVAGWSAFVVIDLVIRLVTYGDPTISAVLTLISVVLFAGAALLLRAFYHQSVFTQDMSTGTALRVIGASFLAAFLVITAIYAIRQAMGWDIPAWRPMQEYFAPLIYYFTVVCGGSFAYFWVRTDWRRRAEHQRAVQAEAEALRAELLQLRLQLDPHFLFNALNGVAEEIPEHPDAALAMLRQLCTYLRHSLDSIGEPVTTVSAEADALAAYLKVQEARFGERLTAHLVVAPDVRQRPIVSFLLQPLVENAIKHGTRRHGLRLTVLIHGAGDALHVRIENSGTLAERTRPSRLRPGVGLPNLRRRLALHYPLRHRFALREGDRPISPGAASREGDRVVTAELVLEGAPCSGW, translated from the coding sequence GTGAGGCTCGAGACGATCCGGCGCCGCTGGAGGAACGCCACCGCCTTTCAGCGGGTGCAGGTGGCGGGATGGAGCGCCTTCGTCGTCATCGACCTCGTCATTCGCCTCGTCACCTATGGCGATCCCACCATCTCGGCGGTGCTGACCCTGATTTCCGTGGTGCTGTTCGCGGGTGCCGCCCTTCTTCTGCGCGCTTTCTATCACCAGAGCGTGTTCACGCAGGACATGTCCACCGGGACAGCCCTGCGGGTGATCGGGGCTTCGTTCCTGGCGGCCTTCCTGGTCATCACCGCCATCTATGCCATCCGGCAGGCCATGGGCTGGGACATTCCCGCCTGGCGGCCCATGCAGGAATATTTCGCCCCGCTCATCTATTACTTCACGGTGGTCTGTGGCGGCAGCTTTGCCTATTTCTGGGTGCGCACCGACTGGCGACGCCGGGCCGAGCACCAGCGAGCGGTGCAGGCGGAGGCCGAAGCCCTGCGCGCCGAACTGCTGCAGCTGCGCCTCCAGCTCGATCCCCATTTTCTCTTCAATGCCCTGAACGGAGTGGCGGAAGAGATCCCCGAACATCCCGACGCGGCGCTGGCCATGCTGCGTCAGCTCTGCACGTATCTGCGCCACTCGCTGGACAGCATCGGCGAACCCGTCACCACGGTGTCCGCCGAGGCGGATGCCCTCGCCGCCTATCTGAAAGTCCAGGAAGCCCGCTTCGGCGAGCGTCTCACGGCCCATCTGGTGGTGGCGCCCGACGTGCGGCAGCGGCCCATTGTCAGCTTCCTGCTCCAGCCCTTGGTGGAAAACGCCATCAAGCACGGCACGCGGCGCCACGGCCTGCGCCTTACGGTCTTAATCCACGGCGCGGGCGACGCGCTGCATGTGCGCATCGAGAATTCCGGCACCCTTGCGGAACGCACGCGCCCATCCCGGCTGCGGCCCGGCGTTGGCCTGCCCAATCTGCGCCGCAGGCTGGCTTTGCATTACCCCCTGCGGCACCGCTTCGCCTTGAGGGAGGGCGACCGGCCCATCTCGCCGGGTGCCGCATCGCGGGAAGGTGACCGGGTGGTGACGGCGGAACTGGTCCTGGAAGGTGCGCCATGCTCCGGGTGGTGA
- a CDS encoding L-aspartate oxidase, with translation MADPNDRILIVGAGIAGAATALALAPLPVLVVAPTGVSADAATTLAQGGIAAALGPDDDPTLHAADTHAAGAGLCEAEAVARVTAEGPAIIARLAALGIRFDTDESGALALGLEAAHGRSRIVHANEDATGRAVLEGLIAKARIAPHISRRADLVAVRLEAEDGRVHGLWCRDHGGRLVHLSGRAVVLATGGIGGLYASTTNPRSAVGSGLAMAARAGAVLRDLEFVQFHPTAIATASDPMPLATEALRGAGAILVDETGARFMADVPGRELAPRDVVARAIHDRIRGGHRVFLDARPALGAHFARHFPSVAQLCRTNGIDPERDAIPVRPAAHYHMGGIKVDGTGRTSLAGLYACGEVASTGLHGANRLASNSLLEALAYAQWIAADIAHRQAHAPVAASAAPADGPPAGIEAVRALMESHVGVVREGDGLRRALRLLAPRMAQDDAALVAGLVTLGALERTESRGGHFRADHPATGAPRHSEITLPAAAARLAAHAEHALREAV, from the coding sequence ATGGCCGACCCGAACGATCGCATCCTCATCGTCGGGGCGGGCATAGCGGGGGCGGCCACTGCCCTGGCGCTGGCGCCCTTGCCCGTGCTCGTCGTGGCGCCCACCGGCGTCAGCGCCGATGCCGCCACCACCCTCGCCCAGGGCGGCATCGCCGCCGCCCTCGGGCCGGACGACGACCCCACCCTCCATGCGGCCGACACCCATGCCGCCGGTGCCGGCTTGTGCGAGGCCGAGGCGGTGGCCCGCGTGACGGCGGAAGGTCCAGCCATCATCGCCCGCCTTGCCGCCCTCGGCATCCGCTTCGACACGGACGAAAGCGGCGCGCTCGCGCTGGGCCTTGAAGCCGCTCATGGCCGCTCGCGCATCGTCCACGCCAATGAGGATGCCACCGGCCGCGCGGTTCTGGAAGGCCTCATCGCCAAGGCCCGCATCGCTCCGCACATCAGCCGGCGGGCGGATCTCGTCGCCGTGCGGCTGGAGGCCGAAGACGGCCGGGTTCATGGCCTCTGGTGCCGCGACCATGGCGGCCGGCTGGTGCATCTGAGCGGCCGCGCGGTGGTGCTCGCCACCGGGGGCATAGGCGGGCTTTATGCCTCCACCACCAATCCGCGCAGCGCTGTGGGCTCCGGCCTTGCCATGGCGGCGCGCGCAGGCGCGGTGCTGCGGGACCTGGAATTCGTGCAGTTCCACCCCACCGCCATCGCCACCGCCAGCGATCCCATGCCGCTCGCCACCGAGGCCCTGCGGGGTGCCGGCGCCATCCTGGTGGACGAGACGGGGGCGCGCTTCATGGCCGACGTGCCAGGCCGTGAACTTGCCCCGCGCGACGTGGTGGCCCGCGCCATCCATGATCGCATCCGCGGCGGCCACCGGGTTTTCCTGGATGCCCGCCCGGCGCTCGGCGCGCACTTCGCGCGGCATTTCCCCTCGGTCGCCCAATTGTGCCGCACCAACGGCATCGATCCCGAGCGCGACGCCATCCCGGTCCGTCCGGCGGCCCATTATCACATGGGCGGCATCAAGGTGGACGGGACGGGCCGGACATCCCTTGCCGGGCTCTATGCCTGCGGGGAAGTGGCCTCCACCGGCCTTCACGGCGCCAATCGGCTGGCGAGCAATTCCCTGCTGGAGGCGCTGGCCTATGCGCAATGGATCGCGGCGGACATTGCCCATCGTCAGGCGCACGCGCCCGTCGCGGCCTCTGCGGCACCCGCGGACGGCCCGCCCGCCGGAATTGAGGCGGTCCGTGCCCTGATGGAGAGCCATGTGGGCGTGGTACGGGAAGGCGACGGGCTGCGACGCGCGCTGCGGCTCCTGGCACCCCGTATGGCGCAGGATGATGCCGCCTTGGTGGCCGGCCTCGTGACCCTCGGCGCGCTGGAGCGAACCGAGAGCCGGGGCGGCCATTTCCGCGCCGATCACCCCGCGACCGGCGCTCCGCGCCACAGCGAGATCACCTTGCCCGCCGCCGCCGCGCGGCTCGCCGCGCATGCGGAACACGCGCTTCGAGAGGCCGTCTGA
- a CDS encoding DUF1244 domain-containing protein: MSHDTDADNGAPRHLTEAERETLEAAAFRRLVSHLRTRTDVQNIDLMNLAGFCRNCLSNWYLEAAEAAGLPLTKGESREAVYGMSYEAWKALHQAEATAEQKAAFAQSKPSH; this comes from the coding sequence ATGAGCCACGACACCGACGCCGATAACGGTGCCCCGCGCCATCTGACCGAGGCCGAGCGCGAGACGCTGGAAGCGGCTGCCTTCCGCCGCCTCGTTTCTCACCTGCGCACCCGCACCGATGTGCAGAATATCGACCTGATGAACCTCGCCGGTTTCTGCCGCAACTGCCTGTCCAACTGGTATCTGGAGGCGGCGGAGGCGGCGGGCCTGCCGCTCACCAAGGGCGAGAGCCGGGAAGCGGTCTATGGCATGAGCTACGAGGCCTGGAAGGCGCTCCACCAGGCCGAGGCGACCGCTGAGCAGAAGGCCGCGTTCGCGCAGTCGAAGCCCTCCCATTGA
- the nadA gene encoding quinolinate synthase NadA, whose protein sequence is MLHQVSPERALPLPHLYDKVRRHVPAMEWSILADDVEAILRLKRERNAILLAHNYQAPEIFHTVADIVGDSLALAREAASTDADVIVLAGVHFMAETAKILNPHKTVLIPDEKAGCSLAESITPQDVRALRARHPGVPVVTYVNTSAAVKAESDVCCTSGNALKVVEGLGVPRVIMIPDEYLARNIAAQTKVEIITWNGHCEVHERFTPMDIAEIRETYANVTVIAHPECPPDVVAASDFAGSTAEMVSFVATKRPERVALVTECSMGDNVAVHYPEIDFVRPCNLCPHMKRITLGNIRRALETLAPEVTVDPALIPGARASVERMLAIR, encoded by the coding sequence ATGCTGCACCAGGTCTCGCCGGAGCGGGCGCTGCCCCTGCCCCATCTCTATGACAAGGTGCGGCGCCACGTACCGGCCATGGAATGGTCCATCCTCGCTGACGACGTGGAGGCGATCCTGCGCCTCAAGCGCGAGCGCAACGCCATCCTGCTGGCCCACAATTACCAGGCGCCGGAAATCTTCCACACCGTGGCGGACATTGTCGGCGACAGCCTCGCCCTTGCCCGCGAGGCGGCGTCCACCGATGCCGACGTGATCGTTCTGGCCGGCGTTCATTTCATGGCCGAGACCGCCAAGATCCTGAACCCGCACAAGACCGTGCTCATCCCCGACGAAAAGGCCGGCTGCTCGTTGGCCGAGAGCATCACCCCGCAGGACGTGCGCGCCTTGCGCGCCCGGCATCCCGGCGTGCCGGTGGTGACCTATGTGAACACCTCGGCCGCCGTGAAGGCAGAATCCGATGTGTGCTGCACCTCCGGCAACGCCCTCAAAGTGGTGGAGGGGCTTGGCGTGCCCCGTGTCATCATGATCCCGGACGAATATCTCGCCCGCAACATCGCCGCCCAGACAAAAGTGGAGATCATCACCTGGAACGGCCATTGCGAGGTGCATGAGCGCTTCACGCCCATGGACATCGCCGAGATCCGCGAGACCTATGCCAATGTGACCGTCATCGCCCATCCCGAATGCCCGCCGGATGTGGTGGCCGCCTCCGACTTTGCCGGCTCCACCGCCGAGATGGTCTCCTTCGTCGCCACAAAGCGGCCGGAGCGGGTGGCGCTCGTGACGGAGTGCTCCATGGGCGACAATGTGGCCGTCCATTATCCCGAGATCGACTTCGTGCGGCCCTGCAATCTGTGCCCGCACATGAAGCGCATCACGCTCGGCAATATCCGCCGCGCGCTGGAAACCCTGGCGCCGGAAGTCACCGTCGACCCCGCGCTCATCCCCGGTGCCCGCGCCTCGGTCGAGCGCATGCTGGCCATCCGGTGA
- a CDS encoding LytR/AlgR family response regulator transcription factor, with the protein MLRVVIVDDEPLARRALRRLLKPHAGVSVVGEADTVVAACALVTRERPELMLLDIELGQGDGFDLLAALTPSPLVVFVTAHPHYAVEAFKVRAVDYLLKPIAQERFDEALGRVRALVARQETPEVPALELRTPARTVLAAPTDLCAIRAEGDFCHVLLANQPPLMILRSLSQFETQLPNPPFLRLDRSILINRDRLRRIDARTRDDVHLSFQGLSEPVQIGRTAAARLREAMAGER; encoded by the coding sequence ATGCTCCGGGTGGTGATCGTTGATGACGAGCCCCTCGCCCGCCGCGCGCTGCGGCGGCTGCTCAAGCCCCATGCGGGTGTGAGCGTGGTCGGCGAGGCCGACACCGTGGTTGCGGCCTGCGCACTGGTGACGCGCGAGCGGCCCGAATTGATGCTCCTCGACATCGAGCTGGGGCAAGGCGACGGGTTCGATCTCCTGGCCGCCCTCACCCCTTCGCCGCTGGTGGTGTTCGTCACCGCCCATCCCCATTATGCGGTGGAGGCGTTCAAGGTGCGCGCGGTGGACTACCTCCTGAAGCCCATCGCGCAGGAGCGGTTCGACGAGGCCCTTGGGCGGGTGCGGGCGCTGGTGGCGCGTCAGGAGACGCCGGAGGTCCCGGCGCTGGAATTGCGCACGCCCGCCCGCACGGTGCTTGCCGCGCCGACGGACCTGTGCGCCATCCGGGCGGAAGGCGATTTCTGCCACGTCCTGCTGGCGAACCAGCCGCCCCTGATGATCCTGCGTTCGCTCTCCCAGTTCGAAACCCAGCTTCCCAATCCACCCTTCCTGCGCCTCGACCGCTCCATTCTCATCAATCGCGACCGCCTGCGCCGCATTGATGCCCGCACCCGCGACGATGTTCATCTCAGCTTCCAGGGCCTGAGCGAGCCGGTGCAGATCGGCCGCACGGCCGCCGCCCGCCTGCGCGAGGCCATGGCCGGAGAGCGCTGA
- a CDS encoding DUF2312 domain-containing protein produces the protein MTDDASDAPAGFAKEQLKSFIERIERLEEEKKAIADDIKDVFAEAKANGFDVKALRTILKIRKEDVDKRREHEAIVELYLQALGVFM, from the coding sequence GTGACGGACGATGCTTCCGACGCCCCGGCGGGCTTCGCCAAGGAACAGCTCAAGTCCTTCATCGAGCGCATCGAGCGCCTCGAGGAAGAAAAGAAGGCCATTGCCGACGACATCAAGGACGTGTTCGCGGAGGCCAAGGCCAACGGCTTCGACGTGAAGGCCCTGCGCACCATCCTCAAGATCCGCAAGGAAGACGTGGACAAGCGGCGCGAGCACGAGGCCATCGTGGAGCTCTATCTCCAGGCCCTCGGCGTCTTCATGTGA
- the nadC gene encoding carboxylating nicotinate-nucleotide diphosphorylase produces the protein MSPRTLDPLPALLTEPLVRAALLEDLGRAGDITSEAVIPADTRMAVHMAARQGGVVAGLDLAIQAFRLIDPTLAIDVLKGDGSAVAPGEPVLRIEGRARPILSAERVALNFACRLSGIASATANLVAAARPHGHARIACTRKTTPGLRAVEKYAVRAGGGANHRFGLDDAILIKDNHVAAAGGVAVAITRAKAHVGHLVKIEVEVDTLSQLEEALSVGIDAVLLDNMGPDTLREAVRMVNGRAITEASGRITAQTVPAIAASGVDIISCGWLTHSAPILDLGLDDI, from the coding sequence ATGAGCCCCAGAACCCTTGATCCCCTGCCCGCCCTTCTCACCGAACCTCTGGTGCGCGCCGCGCTGCTGGAGGACCTCGGCCGCGCCGGCGACATCACAAGCGAGGCGGTGATTCCCGCCGACACCCGGATGGCCGTGCACATGGCCGCCCGCCAGGGTGGCGTGGTGGCGGGGCTGGACCTTGCCATCCAGGCGTTTCGCCTGATTGACCCGACACTCGCCATTGATGTTCTGAAAGGGGACGGCTCCGCCGTGGCCCCGGGCGAGCCGGTGTTGCGCATCGAGGGCCGGGCGCGGCCCATCCTGAGCGCCGAACGGGTCGCCCTCAATTTCGCCTGCCGCCTGTCCGGCATTGCCAGCGCCACCGCGAATCTTGTGGCAGCCGCCCGTCCCCACGGACACGCCCGCATCGCCTGCACGCGCAAGACGACGCCCGGCCTGCGGGCGGTGGAAAAATATGCGGTGCGGGCGGGGGGCGGCGCCAATCACCGCTTCGGGCTCGATGACGCCATCCTCATCAAGGACAACCATGTGGCCGCCGCAGGCGGGGTCGCGGTGGCCATCACCCGGGCAAAGGCCCATGTGGGGCATCTGGTGAAGATCGAGGTGGAGGTGGACACGCTCTCCCAATTGGAGGAGGCGCTCTCCGTCGGCATCGATGCGGTGCTGCTGGACAATATGGGCCCGGACACCCTGAGGGAGGCGGTGCGGATGGTGAACGGGCGCGCCATCACCGAAGCCTCGGGCCGCATCACCGCGCAGACCGTCCCGGCCATTGCTGCCTCGGGCGTGGATATCATTTCCTGCGGATGGCTGACCCACAGCGCCCCGATCCTGGACCTGGGGCTGGACGACATCTGA